The following coding sequences are from one Myxococcales bacterium window:
- the ftsH gene encoding ATP-dependent zinc metalloprotease FtsH, translating to MGNLRRFDILFFILAAFGILAIHDVWVRSQTVANVPYSDFLTWVKGNKVSEVVIGTEQIQGELKEEIDGKKRFVTTRVDPNLASKLDDTGVKFSGRIESDLLPNILSFLLPLALVMFLWIFIMRRFANRIGGGGGAGGLMSIGKSKAKVYVETDVKTTFKDVAGVDESKAELEEVVSFLRDPKSYGRLGARMPKGLLLVGPPGTGKTLLAKAVAGEAGVPFFSISGSEFVEMFVGVGAARVRDLFEQARQKAPAIIFIDELDAMGRARNAYPGMGGHDEKEQTLNQLLVELDGFDSSSGIVLIGATNRPEILDPALLRAGRFDRQVLVDRPDKIGRKQILEVHVKKVKLDTQVNLEEVASLTPGFTGADLANLVNEAALVATRRRADTVMLSDFEQAIERIVAGLEKRNRLLNPHERRVVAFHEMGHALVAAALPGSDPVQKISIIPRGVGALGYTIQRPLEDRYLMTRTELENKMAVLLGGRAAELEVFNHLSTGAADDLAKVANIARNMVTRYAMVPELGNVAYETDGPNFLGTPGAPVAGRPAYSDETARQIDEAVTRIVGATFARARAILSLNRPLLDEGATTLLAQETLVEADLKKLFARIQVDAAAA from the coding sequence ATGGGAAATCTGCGTCGCTTCGACATATTGTTCTTCATCCTGGCCGCGTTCGGGATCCTCGCGATCCACGATGTGTGGGTGAGGTCGCAGACCGTAGCGAATGTGCCCTACAGCGACTTTTTGACCTGGGTCAAGGGCAACAAGGTCTCGGAAGTCGTGATTGGCACCGAGCAGATCCAGGGCGAGCTCAAGGAAGAGATCGACGGCAAAAAGCGCTTCGTGACCACGCGGGTCGATCCCAACCTGGCTTCGAAGCTGGACGACACGGGCGTCAAGTTCTCGGGACGCATCGAGAGCGATCTTCTGCCCAACATCCTCAGCTTCCTGCTGCCGCTCGCGCTGGTGATGTTCCTCTGGATCTTCATCATGCGGCGCTTCGCCAACCGCATCGGCGGCGGCGGCGGCGCCGGCGGGCTCATGTCGATCGGCAAGAGCAAGGCGAAGGTCTACGTGGAGACCGACGTCAAAACCACGTTCAAGGACGTGGCGGGTGTCGACGAATCCAAAGCGGAACTGGAAGAGGTGGTCTCGTTCCTCCGAGACCCGAAATCCTACGGCCGCCTCGGCGCACGCATGCCGAAGGGTTTGCTGCTGGTGGGTCCCCCCGGCACGGGCAAAACCTTGCTGGCCAAGGCCGTGGCAGGCGAAGCCGGTGTGCCCTTCTTTTCGATCTCCGGCTCTGAGTTCGTGGAAATGTTCGTGGGCGTGGGAGCCGCCCGCGTGCGTGACCTCTTCGAGCAGGCCCGCCAAAAAGCTCCGGCCATCATCTTCATCGACGAGCTCGACGCCATGGGGCGCGCTCGCAACGCCTACCCGGGCATGGGCGGCCACGACGAAAAAGAGCAAACCCTGAACCAGCTTCTGGTCGAGCTCGACGGCTTCGATTCGTCGTCGGGCATCGTGCTCATCGGCGCCACGAACCGCCCCGAAATTTTGGACCCGGCCTTGCTGCGCGCGGGCCGCTTCGACAGGCAGGTGCTGGTGGATCGACCCGACAAGATCGGCCGCAAGCAGATCCTCGAGGTGCACGTCAAGAAGGTGAAGCTCGACACCCAGGTCAACCTGGAAGAGGTGGCCAGCCTCACGCCGGGCTTCACCGGCGCCGACCTCGCGAACCTCGTCAACGAAGCGGCCCTCGTGGCCACCCGCCGCAGGGCCGACACGGTGATGCTGTCTGACTTCGAGCAAGCCATCGAACGGATCGTGGCGGGCCTGGAAAAGCGCAACCGGCTGCTCAACCCGCACGAACGCCGCGTGGTGGCGTTTCACGAGATGGGGCACGCCCTGGTGGCGGCGGCGCTGCCGGGCTCGGATCCCGTGCAGAAGATCTCCATCATTCCTCGGGGCGTCGGCGCGCTGGGCTACACGATTCAGCGTCCCCTCGAGGATCGCTACCTGATGACGCGCACCGAGCTGGAAAACAAGATGGCCGTGCTGCTCGGGGGCAGAGCCGCCGAGTTGGAGGTGTTCAACCATCTGTCCACGGGAGCGGCGGACGATCTGGCCAAGGTGGCCAACATCGCCCGCAACATGGTGACCCGCTACGCGATGGTGCCGGAGCTGGGCAACGTGGCCTACGAGACGGACGGGCCCAATTTCCTCGGCACGCCCGGAGCCCCCGTCGCCGGCCGCCCGGCCTACAGCGACGAGACGGCCCGCCAGATCGACGAAGCGGTCACCCGGATCGTGGGCGCCACCTTTGCGAGGGCCCGCGCGATCCTGAGCCTCAACCGCCCTCTGCTCGACGAAGGGGCCACCACGCTGCTGGCGCAGGAAACGCTGGTCGAAGCCGATCTCAAGAAGCTGTTTGCCCGCATCCAAGTCGATGCGGCTGCAGCCTGA
- a CDS encoding DUF2934 domain-containing protein, whose product MIDKTTKKTVAKASAGKQVKAVEAKPVAKTRAKAASAKPAVAPPEEAPQVPAASPDLAPVMPQAEKPKSSATARRPKAAVTLAPLPLAPSWDDVARRAYEIFEREGHTHGNDQDHWYRAEFELGGQPRGA is encoded by the coding sequence ATGATCGACAAGACGACGAAGAAGACGGTTGCGAAGGCGAGTGCGGGCAAGCAGGTGAAGGCGGTGGAGGCGAAGCCGGTCGCGAAGACGCGGGCGAAGGCGGCGAGCGCGAAACCCGCCGTGGCACCGCCCGAAGAGGCTCCGCAGGTCCCCGCCGCCAGCCCGGACCTGGCACCCGTGATGCCACAGGCCGAGAAACCCAAGTCCAGCGCCACGGCACGCCGGCCGAAGGCTGCAGTCACGCTGGCGCCGCTGCCCCTGGCGCCGTCCTGGGACGACGTGGCCCGCCGCGCCTACGAAATCTTCGAGCGCGAAGGCCATACGCACGGCAACGACCAGGATCACTGGTACCGCGCTGAATTCGAGCTTGGCGGACAGCCGCGCGGCGCCTGA
- a CDS encoding GGDEF domain-containing protein, producing the protein MASKPQPPPRRRRRTEETDVNTEIERLARENERLRRQVRALQHLREAVYRDSVTGLRNRRYFEERLDEEVRRLSRNPDRVGSLLLVDVDDFKQINDEHGHMVGDGVLREVALIMGETLRLEDVCCRFGGDEFVVILPETGAEGAARVVARLTEALDHRNRTAAFSLYLSVGHSTWPTDGIDAHALLSAADRDMYASKRNGKRARTPVPPAPRLTLV; encoded by the coding sequence ATGGCGAGCAAGCCCCAGCCCCCGCCCCGCCGTCGCCGCCGCACCGAGGAGACGGACGTGAACACGGAAATCGAAAGGCTCGCGCGCGAAAACGAGCGTCTGCGACGCCAGGTGCGTGCCTTGCAACACCTGCGGGAAGCGGTCTACCGCGACTCCGTCACAGGCTTGCGGAACCGGCGCTATTTCGAGGAGCGGCTCGACGAGGAGGTCCGGCGGTTGTCCCGCAACCCGGACCGGGTGGGCTCCCTCCTGCTGGTCGACGTGGACGACTTCAAGCAGATCAACGACGAGCACGGTCACATGGTGGGCGACGGGGTGCTGCGCGAGGTGGCCCTCATCATGGGCGAGACGCTGCGCCTCGAGGATGTCTGCTGCCGCTTCGGGGGGGATGAGTTCGTGGTCATCTTGCCTGAGACCGGCGCCGAAGGGGCCGCCCGGGTGGTGGCGCGGCTCACCGAGGCGCTCGACCACCGGAACCGGACTGCTGCTTTTTCTCTGTATCTATCTGTAGGCCACAGTACGTGGCCAACCGACGGAATTGATGCCCATGCGCTTCTCAGCGCCGCCGACCGCGACATGTACGCGAGCAAGCGGAACGGAAAGCGCGCCCGAACGCCGGTGCCTCCCGCGCCTCGGCTGACCCTGGTGTGA